The Anoplolepis gracilipes chromosome 7, ASM4749672v1, whole genome shotgun sequence genome segment AGTTTGCTAGAATGCACAATTTTCAGATTCTTATCGTGGCGCAATGGACTTTACGATTCTATTATTCAAAGACTGCAATCGAAGTGTCCGCCTGTAGAAAGAATCGCTACCGCGACCAAAAACGAACTGACATATCGTGAAAACTTGACGTCGCTCTCGAGCTCCCTAAACGAGAGGAAAAACGAGAGGGACGCAAAAAAGGAGAGACTTATAAAGCTCTCCATAAAATCTACCTTTTATAACAGAATATTCGCACGTGTATTCGCATGTGCGCGTATCGATGACGAGGGCGACTCGTCCGGCGTATTAATAacgaataaagaaattatttcactACTCACCCCGGAATCAGGATATTTTTCTCCCAGCGGAATCTGACTTCCTGCACGAACTCGTGCCAGAGCTGAGCCAGGGCTGTCGCACCGCCAAGATTGTGCGTACAATGCGCCGCGACGACCGACAAACGCCATACCAAGCTGTCCATCGTGCAGGTCTTCACGCCCTTCCATTGATCATCCTCCACGTTGCATGTGATGTCGTTGTAGGGGAACTTCtgcaagatttttttaatctgctattattaattgcgtttatatatgaatctttttttagtataaaaactaaaataaaacattgaaacTTTAACGAAGCTACGCGTACCGAGGTATCGTCCGCGTCCGGAAAGAGGAAATAAAGTATAGGTAACAATATCTCCTCCGAGATTGGACCTTCgacattcttatttttcttcgtGCTCGTCCTGCCTACGACTGTCGAAATTGTAGGTATTCTAGACTCGGTGAGTATGTTGAAAGCTGAGCTCAGCATCTGGTCGTCATAGCTATAAGATGCGTTTTCGCCCAACAATTCCACCATGGTTTTTTGATTGTTGCACAGATGCAGAAAGTCTGTCATATACTCGCCAAGCAGACAAGCCGGTAAAGTCACCATTTTCACTTGTACCGACCACCCAGGAGCAAGTTGTGGCTCAAGATCTGAATATCCTTCGCTATCCACAACTACATTATCCGACATTTCCGGCCATGTGGTGAATAGATGGAGTTCtctgaaaatgttataaatgagAGATATTTCACtcattaattagaattttttatataaatcaaaggCATAGCATAGTtgacatattcttttttaaaaagataaaattatcttttctttgttaatataacaattctaTTAATCACAATTACTATCTCTTTACTtgctagataaaaaaaatcactttcTTTATTGCTATGCTTCTGATGACAATCAATATGTTCAGTTTAAGTACCCGACAGGATCAAAGGTTGCTCCAAAGGGAAGTTTACCCAATTCAGCCACGCCTAAAGTTTCCCCCTGCATAAAATCGAAATCTGGAGGTTCCTGCGTCCATGTACTGTTAGTCCAATCTTTCAACAAGTAGGAAAATCTAACTGACACCATCACGGAATCAAGCTTTACTCCGCAACCTTCCCCTATCTTCTGCTTGAAAAGAGCAAGTAAGCCTGCAAGTAATACttatttgtaaaacttttatctGAGAATTACCAAAAGCAATATagctcattaatttttaaacatattttaattataagataaattttatattatttaggtttaaattaaaatataaaagatgcaTACCAGTGAGATATTTGCAATGTGGCGGAACCTTTTTCAAATGCACCATATCGAGATTCACGCTAGTTCCTTTACCAGCGCAGTATCCGAGATACATTTTCTGCCAAAGTTCCTGCACCTGCACCAACGCGGGAATGTAGCTAAAATGTAtagaaatgataaagaaattctTGCATCAAAAATAGTTTTACATCACAAATCAATTATGCTTACCAATTTGCATTGTTAGTTGCAATTGTCAATGAACTGAGCAGAATTTTGATCCGCGTTTCGTCTGTTAAACCTGCTTTTCTAACTGGCATCAAAACGAGAAATTCTCGAACACCATAATAACGAGCAATTTCCATGCAATTATCATTGAGTCGCGCAAAATCATTGGATTTGTCCAATGCATCTTTCTGACACGGTATCCACTCCTCGTCACTGTCCTCCTGAGAATTTATCACATCTTCCTCGTCATCttccttttttaatttgtaatgttTCAGCAAAAATTCAACATctggaatatatttataattgtcaaCAAGAAATCTAgagagttaaaattaaatataatatttgaaacatttacattgtaataagataaaatgatAGCATATGGAACGATAAatccaataaatttattaatctatctAACCAACAGCTCGTGTCTCTATACAATATATcccacaaatattatatttgaagttACAATTTGTATGATAAATgcagaattaatatttctttatcaaatatctgtatatgtgtgtgtgtgttaattttatgtttattacaatattattattccaatATTGGACGTTGTATTCAATTTTGATAAGTTCTTAAATGTcgatatataaagttttacgtAAGATATCTAAACGTGAAcctgcaaaatttattttctccgAAACTTCGTCCCATTGACAGTTGAGAAAGTCCCCCGATTTGAGGGGGGCCGCGATCTTTGCATGGGACAGCTTCCATTCGTGCATGATCTCCTCGAGCCGTGCGATAAACACTTCCCATTCGGAAACAGTGGTAAAATCGTGGTGATAGAAATCCTCGATCTCTACGTGATTCATCTTCGTCGCGATTTCTAAAGAGGCAATGTTCACTCGTGTCGCGATTCAATATCTCTTCTTTCTTAGATGGCTATCCTTGATAAAAATGCAGTATCACTTTTCCACTTTTCTGTCCTCggttttttctataaaacataaattctaATGTCAGTTcaaaaaattgcacaaataatattttaaaccctCCTTCTCTATTAGACGATAATTCCAGCgaattttgtatgtatacacTTGACGTTTCCACAACTCGTGTCAGCTGGTCGTCTCAGCTGATTgcctttgttttattattttcctcaCAGATGGCGCCGAAATCTATCTCTAGTAGGTGGCGACGTTTTGCGGCGAGCATACTAGACTTTTGAATTGAAAGATTCATAGATtgtagaagaatataataaaaagacgGAATGTAGAGAGTGATAACAgagtgataatataaatatatagaatataaaaagcgatgtaatttatataattgttaaagaaGCCGCcatcaaaattaaaagtcgcgagttataatacatttagatattgtgtatataattaatatacgtttttataaattaatttattttattaaaggaCAGACATATAATGATATTCGCAAAAGCAAAGGTGGAATGAACAATACAGGTAtgtgaaattaatgaaattacaaatttgaGGAACATTAATAcgcaaataattacatatatacagacatactctatgtttaattattctaattagtTTACAAGATAAACGATTCATTATATCTCTCTCGATATGACAATCAGCTATGAGTAATTAGCATTATCAATTACGTAATGTTCTTCAATAATATCGATACATTTCATTGTTGCTATCGCGATAACGAGAATATGTCTTTCTCCGCCTTGTATTGATTTATTAGCACTCGAAATTTGATGATTATCTTCAAGTTTTTGCCGAGAGAAAGATTTGCTGCCTACTTGTTTCTCCGCGATTTATTTCCACTGATTTGTAAAGAATTAGAATGATTTTAATCGGAGCATCTTTTTTCGCGCGGATCAGCGTGCTGgcgtcaaaatttatttttatatcaccaCGGGAACTCGTGGCGCGAGGATTAGAAAGGGGAGAAACGTACGCTTAAGGCGGAAGCCT includes the following:
- the Rab3gap1 gene encoding rab3 GTPase-activating protein catalytic subunit, giving the protein MNHVEIEDFYHHDFTTVSEWEVFIARLEEIMHEWKLSHAKIAAPLKSGDFLNCQWDEVSEKINFADVEFLLKHYKLKKEDDEEDVINSQEDSDEEWIPCQKDALDKSNDFARLNDNCMEIARYYGVREFLVLMPVRKAGLTDETRIKILLSSLTIATNNANCYIPALVQVQELWQKMYLGYCAGKGTSVNLDMVHLKKVPPHCKYLTGLLALFKQKIGEGCGVKLDSVMVSVRFSYLLKDWTNSTWTQEPPDFDFMQGETLGVAELGKLPFGATFDPVGELHLFTTWPEMSDNVVVDSEGYSDLEPQLAPGWSVQVKMVTLPACLLGEYMTDFLHLCNNQKTMVELLGENASYSYDDQMLSSAFNILTESRIPTISTVVGRTSTKKNKNVEGPISEEILLPILYFLFPDADDTSKFPYNDITCNVEDDQWKGVKTCTMDSLVWRLSVVAAHCTHNLGGATALAQLWHEFVQEVRFRWEKNILIPGVGPGFPDSVRTCLLHQKLQMMNCCIARKKTREENAHRSLSVESDDIEETESEEEEFFECSSEELANDEISSTRMQLKAKHLLWNKPAGRLAKHPSLRLIQTGDPLYLPITQDPVPKTEDQLEEDAQVMMQLGTDKYASEMRARMMSASLLSDMESFKAANPGAGLEDFIRWYSPRDWIDDEGVDEWGQGKGHLSPRMMIPDNPWSTTWASSQPVPAHRQKRLFDDTREAEKALHYLCSKRIGQVAQLLLPSLTHAALHTLSSQKQEALPSLSDVAQSILNKLQFATKPIYQKLQLYEEITRDIESVEALVAQVNSLQHKLGGKDSKEFTAFLIQLMRGKEVSVPGGSRGDIGARITAMFRDAQKAAHMMTSVSNSNNAVNAAGDGRYKMFPEPSCKEFILRAIMPRPSPASTPQPQRLYACLKRDHIRLAGFFSEDTTFL